In Cumulibacter soli, one genomic interval encodes:
- a CDS encoding MBL fold metallo-hydrolase has product MKIGGITIDPVLDGHGIENGARILDRPGVEDPWACHPDVLDAHGRIEMPMGGFLVRTGDRVVLVDTGVGALEREDLFGGGLLNSLADLGVQPGDITDVLFTHLHYDHVGWAASKGKVVFENATYRAHAADWSYFVTADDAVPGAVRKLSPIENQLETFDSEHTVAPGIDARPAAGHTPGSTVFIISSEGERALLIGDIAHSVVELAEPDWEAVYDVDKEAAKAVRNAVANEALDTDTYVVPAHFPKMAFGRIITTPEGRRWRAI; this is encoded by the coding sequence ATGAAAATCGGTGGGATCACGATTGACCCGGTGCTGGATGGACATGGCATCGAGAACGGTGCACGGATTCTGGATCGTCCGGGAGTCGAGGACCCCTGGGCATGTCACCCGGACGTGCTCGATGCGCACGGCCGCATTGAAATGCCGATGGGCGGATTCCTGGTACGCACCGGTGACCGAGTTGTCTTGGTTGACACCGGCGTCGGTGCACTCGAACGCGAGGACCTCTTTGGCGGTGGACTGCTGAACTCGTTGGCCGACCTCGGCGTCCAACCCGGCGATATCACCGACGTGCTGTTCACCCACCTGCATTACGACCATGTCGGCTGGGCAGCCTCCAAAGGCAAGGTCGTCTTCGAGAACGCGACCTACCGCGCGCATGCCGCCGATTGGTCGTATTTCGTCACCGCCGATGATGCCGTGCCAGGCGCCGTCCGTAAGCTGTCGCCGATCGAGAACCAACTGGAGACGTTCGACTCCGAGCACACCGTCGCCCCCGGAATCGACGCGCGCCCAGCGGCGGGACACACCCCAGGGTCGACCGTGTTCATCATCTCGAGTGAAGGAGAACGCGCCCTGTTGATCGGCGATATCGCACATTCGGTGGTCGAACTGGCCGAACCGGACTGGGAAGCGGTGTACGACGTCGACAAGGAAGCCGCCAAAGCGGTACGCAACGCCGTCGCCAACGAGGCCCTCGACACCGACACGTACGTCGTCCCCGCACACTTCCCGAAGATGGCGTTCGGCCGGATCATCACCACGCCAGAAGGGCGCCGCTGGCGAGCCATCTAG
- the thrS gene encoding threonine--tRNA ligase, giving the protein MSSAVFSSQPAPRVKVPAGTSAQTVVNEAGFDQKGAKAAIVVRDGAVLRDLAWVPEADADVEVVLADTPDGRNVIRHSTAHILAQAVQAINPDAKLGIGPPITDGFYYDFSVAEPITPEDLQAIEKQMKKIIKSGQRFSRRKFASLAEAQAELAGEPFKIELITDKGTGTDADDEVMEVDASGELTIYDNIAMRGGECVWGDLCRGPHVPSTRYLGSFKITRSSAAYWRGQEGNAQLQRIYGTAWESAEALADYLHRLEEAEKRDHRRVGAELDLFSFPDELGSGLPVFHPKGGVIKREMEDYVRARHIEEGFQYVGTPHISKDGLFHTSGHLPYYADTMFPPLIVDEEIDDEGNVTKAGHEYRLKAMNCPMHNLIYRSRGRSYRELPLRLFEFGHVYRYEKSGVVHGLTRVRGFAQDDSHSYVMPEQAADEVRHLLDFILGLLRDFGLDDFYLELSTRDDSDKFIGSQEQWSVATTVLEDVAGETGLELVPDPGGAAYYGPKISVQARDAIGRSWQMSTIQYDFNQPARFELEYQAPDGTRQQPVMIHAAKFGSIERFMGVLVEHYAGAFPAWLAPVQVVGIPISGEQGDYIQDIVNRLAREGIRAEADHSDDRMQKKVRNHTLQKIPFMLLAGAKDVDANAVSFRFRDGTQRNGVPVDEAIADIVEWVRSRRNAAPTADTRRDRSADAGAGG; this is encoded by the coding sequence GTGTCATCTGCCGTCTTCTCGTCCCAGCCAGCCCCTCGCGTGAAGGTGCCTGCCGGGACATCGGCGCAGACCGTGGTGAACGAGGCGGGCTTCGATCAGAAGGGCGCGAAGGCCGCGATCGTCGTACGTGACGGTGCGGTACTGCGCGATCTGGCCTGGGTGCCGGAAGCCGACGCGGACGTCGAAGTGGTCCTCGCCGACACGCCCGACGGGCGCAACGTGATTCGGCATTCGACCGCGCATATCCTCGCGCAAGCCGTTCAGGCGATCAACCCGGACGCGAAACTCGGTATCGGTCCGCCGATCACCGACGGGTTCTACTACGACTTCTCGGTCGCCGAGCCGATCACGCCTGAGGACCTTCAGGCGATCGAGAAGCAGATGAAGAAGATCATCAAGTCGGGGCAGCGGTTCTCCCGGCGCAAGTTCGCCAGCCTTGCCGAGGCTCAGGCCGAACTCGCCGGCGAACCGTTCAAGATCGAGTTGATCACCGATAAGGGCACCGGTACCGATGCTGATGATGAAGTCATGGAAGTCGATGCCTCGGGCGAGTTGACGATCTATGACAACATCGCGATGCGCGGTGGTGAATGCGTCTGGGGCGATCTATGCCGCGGCCCGCACGTGCCGAGCACCCGCTACCTCGGATCCTTCAAGATCACCCGCTCCTCGGCGGCGTACTGGCGCGGGCAGGAGGGCAATGCCCAGTTGCAGCGGATCTACGGCACCGCATGGGAAAGCGCCGAAGCCCTCGCCGACTACCTGCATCGACTCGAGGAGGCCGAGAAGCGCGACCATCGTCGCGTCGGGGCCGAACTCGACCTGTTCTCCTTCCCCGACGAACTCGGGTCAGGGCTGCCGGTATTTCACCCCAAGGGCGGCGTGATTAAGCGCGAGATGGAGGACTATGTCCGCGCGCGCCACATTGAGGAAGGCTTCCAGTACGTCGGTACGCCGCACATCTCCAAGGACGGCCTTTTTCACACGTCCGGCCACCTGCCGTACTACGCCGACACGATGTTCCCGCCGCTGATTGTCGATGAGGAAATCGACGACGAAGGCAACGTCACCAAAGCGGGGCACGAGTATCGCCTGAAGGCGATGAACTGCCCGATGCACAATCTCATCTACCGCTCGCGCGGCCGTTCCTACCGTGAGCTACCGCTGCGGTTGTTCGAGTTCGGACACGTATATCGGTACGAGAAGTCCGGCGTCGTGCACGGTCTGACGCGTGTCCGCGGGTTTGCCCAGGACGACTCGCACTCATACGTAATGCCCGAGCAGGCGGCGGACGAAGTACGTCATTTGCTGGACTTCATCCTCGGGCTGCTGCGTGACTTCGGTCTGGACGACTTCTACCTGGAACTGTCGACGCGCGACGATTCCGATAAGTTCATCGGCTCGCAAGAGCAGTGGTCTGTCGCCACGACCGTGCTGGAGGACGTCGCGGGTGAGACCGGCCTCGAACTGGTCCCGGACCCCGGTGGTGCGGCGTACTACGGGCCAAAAATCTCGGTGCAAGCCCGCGACGCTATCGGCCGCTCATGGCAGATGTCCACGATCCAATACGACTTCAACCAGCCGGCCCGGTTCGAGTTGGAATACCAGGCGCCAGATGGCACGCGTCAACAGCCGGTGATGATCCACGCCGCAAAGTTCGGGTCGATCGAACGGTTCATGGGCGTGCTCGTCGAGCACTACGCCGGCGCATTCCCGGCTTGGCTGGCGCCGGTACAGGTCGTCGGCATTCCCATCTCAGGTGAGCAGGGCGACTACATACAGGACATCGTTAACCGGCTCGCGCGGGAAGGAATCCGGGCCGAGGCCGACCATTCCGATGACCGGATGCAGAAGAAGGTGCGCAACCACACGCTGCAGAAGATCCCGTTCATGCTGCTGGCCGGAGCGAAGGACGTCGACGCGAACGCGGTATCGTTCCGCTTCCGCGACGGTACGCAGCGCAACGGCGTACCGGTCGACGAAGCGATCGCCGACATCGTCGAGTGGGTGCGTTCGCGCCGCAACGCCGCACCGACCGCCGATACGCGCCGTGACCGTTCAGCCGATGCCGGCGCTGGTGGCTGA
- a CDS encoding HIT family protein, with translation MPEIHDPQSDGFDRLWTPYRMAYIKGEGKPKHAEDLAGCPFCVIPGKTDTDGLVVARGRYVYAVLNLYPYNAGHLLVVPYRHVPDYTDIDADETAEFSAFTQHAMRTIRAVSAPHGFNLGMNQGEVSGAGIAAHLHQHVIPRWGGDTNFMPVIASTRVLPQLLSDTRELLAEAWVAEPYAGG, from the coding sequence ATGCCTGAGATCCACGATCCGCAATCGGACGGCTTCGACCGGCTCTGGACCCCCTACCGGATGGCATACATCAAGGGTGAAGGTAAACCGAAGCATGCCGAGGACCTCGCGGGCTGCCCGTTCTGCGTGATCCCAGGCAAGACCGATACGGACGGTCTGGTCGTCGCGCGCGGTCGGTACGTGTACGCCGTACTCAACCTGTATCCGTACAACGCCGGGCATTTGCTCGTCGTCCCGTACCGACACGTGCCCGATTACACCGATATCGATGCCGACGAGACGGCCGAGTTCAGTGCGTTCACCCAGCACGCGATGCGCACCATCCGGGCCGTATCGGCACCGCACGGATTCAACCTCGGCATGAACCAGGGTGAGGTCAGTGGTGCCGGTATTGCGGCGCATTTGCACCAGCACGTCATCCCGCGGTGGGGCGGCGACACGAACTTCATGCCGGTCATCGCTTCGACCCGGGTCCTGCCGCAATTGCTCTCGGACACTCGCGAATTGCTCGCCGAGGCCTGGGTCGCCGAGCCGTACGCTGGCGGCTGA
- the pgsA gene encoding phosphatidylinositol phosphate synthase, translated as MLNDSPARDFFGRIFKPIGEALGSAGVHPNVVTIVGTLGTIAGSVLLVGNGHLFAGCMAITFFVFLDLLDGAMARATGKVSKFGAVLDATGDRLSDAAIFGALAFWFGLSHPDGWMIAASLLALVLGQATSYVKARAEGVGLTSNVGIAERAERLIIVLVGIGLDGLGVPYVLAVALWVLVVISAYTVWQRLRTVYVQSAAELMTDSRDESAGAA; from the coding sequence ATGCTCAACGACTCTCCGGCGCGCGACTTTTTCGGGCGCATCTTCAAGCCCATAGGTGAGGCACTCGGTTCGGCCGGTGTCCATCCGAACGTCGTCACTATCGTCGGCACGCTCGGCACCATCGCCGGCTCGGTGCTGCTGGTCGGCAACGGACACCTGTTCGCCGGCTGCATGGCCATCACCTTCTTCGTGTTCCTGGACCTGCTTGATGGTGCGATGGCACGCGCCACCGGCAAGGTCTCTAAGTTCGGCGCAGTGCTGGATGCGACCGGTGACCGTCTGTCGGACGCCGCGATCTTCGGCGCGCTCGCCTTCTGGTTTGGCCTCAGCCATCCGGACGGGTGGATGATTGCCGCCTCGTTGCTCGCGCTCGTACTGGGCCAGGCGACGTCGTACGTCAAGGCTCGCGCCGAGGGCGTCGGGCTGACCAGCAACGTCGGCATCGCCGAGCGTGCGGAGCGACTGATCATCGTGTTGGTGGGGATCGGTTTGGATGGCCTGGGCGTGCCGTACGTGCTCGCCGTCGCCCTGTGGGTGCTGGTGGTGATCTCGGCGTACACGGTGTGGCAGCGCCTGCGCACCGTCTATGTTCAGTCGGCCGCCGAACTCATGACCGATAGCCGGGACGAATCGGCGGGTGCGGCGTGA
- a CDS encoding phosphatidylinositol mannoside acyltransferase, translated as MQSTLSARWAAIRPRIIDRAFAAGWSVLPRVPERVAGAAFDAVGTVSAMWPGAYAQLRANLREVVGPSYSAKQLDALTRRSVRSYTRYWREVFQLPGMDPADVGRRTEYLGGEHVDRAMHGGRGVVIALTHSGNWDAAAVQLCQVRGYAMTSVAERLKPESLYERFKRFRESLGMTVVPLTGGPEPSVVALKRALNEGQQVTLLADRDLQANGIPVQLCGRRTTMPTGPGLMALQTGSALLPLELGYTETGWRMRFHPEIEMPTDGRLRERVTHGMTALAEIFTDVIRRNPQDWHMLQKIWPDV; from the coding sequence GTGCAATCAACACTGAGTGCGCGGTGGGCCGCGATCAGACCGCGGATAATCGACAGGGCCTTTGCGGCGGGTTGGTCTGTGCTACCTAGGGTCCCCGAACGGGTCGCGGGTGCCGCATTCGATGCGGTGGGCACAGTCAGCGCAATGTGGCCGGGTGCGTACGCCCAGTTGCGCGCGAATCTGCGCGAGGTCGTCGGACCGTCGTACTCGGCAAAACAACTCGATGCGCTGACTCGCCGATCGGTACGTTCCTACACGCGCTACTGGCGCGAGGTCTTTCAGTTGCCGGGAATGGATCCGGCCGACGTCGGGCGACGAACGGAGTACCTCGGCGGTGAGCACGTCGACCGTGCGATGCACGGCGGACGTGGCGTGGTGATCGCGCTGACACACTCGGGAAACTGGGACGCTGCCGCCGTGCAGTTGTGTCAGGTGCGCGGATATGCGATGACGTCCGTGGCCGAGCGGTTGAAACCGGAATCGCTGTACGAGCGGTTCAAGCGCTTTCGGGAGTCGTTGGGGATGACCGTCGTGCCGTTGACCGGGGGACCCGAGCCGTCGGTCGTCGCGTTGAAGCGCGCGCTGAACGAGGGACAGCAGGTGACCCTGCTCGCCGATCGTGACTTGCAGGCCAACGGTATTCCCGTGCAGTTGTGCGGGCGGCGTACCACGATGCCGACCGGGCCGGGCCTGATGGCTTTGCAGACCGGATCGGCATTGTTGCCGCTGGAGCTGGGGTACACCGAGACCGGGTGGCGGATGAGATTCCATCCCGAGATCGAGATGCCTACCGACGGACGGTTGCGCGAGCGCGTGACTCACGGGATGACCGCCCTGGCGGAGATCTTCACCGACGTGATCCGGCGAAATCCGCAGGACTGGCACATGTTGCAGAAGATCTGGCCGGACGTATGA
- a CDS encoding glycosyltransferase family 4 protein: MSDAPLRIGMVSPYSWDVPGGVQFHIRDLAQTLLRQGHYVSVLTPVQRARDLPPYVVDAGRAVPIRYNGSVARIQFGPVSGARVRSWLADGAFDVVHVHEPQTPSLSLLTCMMATTPIVCTVHAATERSRWLAATQALLQPFLERISGRIAVSELARRLQVEHLGGDAVLIPNGVFVDDFAQATCLTEYADAHPAVGFLGRFDEPRKGLQVLIPAMERVVEAVPEVRLLIAGRGNEQQLRDELPLTLIDRVEVLGPLSEEDKARFLRSLDVYCAPNTGGESFGIILTEAMAAQAPVVASDIDAFRRVLADGAAGVLTAVGDSRSLADGIIHALTDSDATAARRRSASRIVRQYDWSVVAERVLGVYHAVIAS; this comes from the coding sequence ATGAGTGATGCGCCGCTACGTATCGGCATGGTCTCGCCGTATTCCTGGGATGTGCCAGGCGGCGTTCAGTTCCACATTCGCGACCTCGCGCAGACGCTGCTACGACAGGGCCATTATGTATCGGTACTGACACCGGTGCAGCGTGCGCGCGATCTGCCACCGTACGTCGTCGACGCGGGCAGGGCAGTACCGATCCGCTACAACGGATCGGTGGCGCGGATCCAGTTCGGCCCGGTCTCCGGAGCGCGGGTCCGGTCGTGGCTCGCCGACGGAGCGTTCGACGTCGTGCACGTGCACGAACCGCAGACGCCGAGTTTGTCGCTGTTGACGTGCATGATGGCAACGACACCCATCGTGTGCACGGTGCACGCGGCGACGGAGCGTTCGCGTTGGCTGGCGGCTACCCAAGCGCTGCTCCAGCCATTCCTGGAACGCATTTCAGGGCGGATCGCGGTCTCGGAGTTGGCGCGGCGCCTGCAGGTTGAGCATCTCGGCGGAGATGCGGTGTTGATTCCGAACGGCGTTTTCGTGGACGATTTCGCGCAGGCGACCTGTTTGACGGAGTACGCCGACGCGCACCCGGCGGTGGGGTTCCTGGGACGTTTCGACGAACCGCGGAAGGGACTGCAGGTACTGATCCCGGCGATGGAGCGCGTCGTTGAAGCGGTGCCTGAGGTGCGGTTACTGATCGCTGGGCGCGGAAACGAACAGCAACTGCGTGACGAATTACCACTGACCCTCATCGATCGCGTCGAAGTCCTCGGTCCGCTTTCCGAGGAGGACAAAGCACGGTTCTTGCGGAGCCTGGACGTGTACTGCGCCCCGAACACCGGCGGCGAGTCGTTCGGCATCATCCTCACCGAGGCGATGGCGGCGCAGGCCCCCGTCGTCGCCAGCGATATCGATGCCTTTCGGCGGGTGCTGGCCGACGGTGCTGCCGGAGTGCTGACCGCAGTCGGCGATTCGCGTTCGCTCGCCGACGGCATCATCCACGCGCTGACAGATAGCGACGCAACGGCGGCGCGTCGACGTAGCGCGTCGCGCATCGTGCGGCAGTACGACTGGTCGGTGGTCGCCGAGCGCGTGCTCGGCGTCTACCACGCGGTCATTGCTTCGTAG